The following DNA comes from Octopus bimaculoides isolate UCB-OBI-ISO-001 unplaced genomic scaffold, ASM119413v2 Scaffold_20527, whole genome shotgun sequence.
NNNNNNNNNNNNNNNNNNNNNNNNNNNNNNNNNNNNNNNNNNNNNNNNNNNNNNNNNNNNNNNNNNNNNNNNNNNNNNNNNNNNNNNNNNNNNNNNNNNNNNNNNNNNNNNNNNNNNNNNNNNNNNNNNNNNNNNNNNNNNNNNNNNNNNNNNNNNNNNNNNNNNNNNNNNNNNNNNNNNNNNNNNNNNNNNNNNNNNNNNNNNNNNNNNNNNNNNNNNNNNNNNNNNNNNNNNNNNNNNNNNNNNNNNNNNNNNNNNNNNNNNNNNNNNNNNNNNNNNNNNNNNNNNNNNNNgttctttattatctatctatttctttaccatGTAAACATCGCCCGCTGGCTCACGGTATGCCCACTCCGCCCCctccaccagtaccggaagttctTATCCTCTGTCATCCTTGGTTGTCTCCTGCGAACACTTCTAAGGGCCTAATACCATCCCCTCCCCTACCTAGGGTTTTATTGATCATGTAGCGCATAaagatggtgtagtgtatgcaggctgtaggtattgtttgtttatgaattctgccaaatgcaagctttcttttcaggtacaggacactgctgtcccccatcccagggtctcacaggcccacacctcccacaccatcagaattggcactctcaacgtcagcacactgaaaggtaggtctggtaagattgttgagatgcttgagcggagacatgtagatttgtgctgcatccaaaaagtaaggtggagaggaggttctgcaaggttcctcacaggcaaagaacacaggtataagattttctgggcagggaacactgacggggtagGGGGCGTGggaatacttcttgcagagaaatgggtNNNNNNNNNNtctgggcagggaacactgacggggtagGGGGCGTGggaatacttcttgcagagaaatgggttgataaggtaatcgaggtagtcagagtatgtgacagagtacttaagattagactagtgcttcaccATAGGGTAGCTACCgttatctcagcctatgcccctcaaccggggctactggataggcagaaagaccaattctatgataccttcttgcaaactacctcgtcgacgaatgacagggaccttctctttgtagcTGGTGATTTCAACGGTCATGTAGGACgtcatgcagggggcttccatggcattcatggaggctatggcttcggttcccgcaatgaggagggaaccagactgctggagttctgtgatgcaaatgagcTTATGgtttgcaacaccaacttcaagaAACTTGTGtatcacctagtcacctactgttCCAGCAAACactctagccaaattgactacatcctcatcagaaatagggaaagagaacTGCTTATAAATGCTAAAActttcccaggcgaagaatgtacccctcaacacagattagtagttagcgattcggcaaaagtgaccgatagaatatgtattcggcttacaacgaataagtcctggggtcagtttgtttgattaaagttggtgctccagcatagccacagtgaaatgactgaaacaagctaaagtataaaagagtaaaagactatattttaaatatgtctCAGTAACATTGCTTtaatatttaactaaaaatttcgactaaataattgtatttatgtttcttttttaggTTTTTTTGTGCACTTCATAGGAATAcaatatgagaaaaataattataaaccagTTTCAGAAATTTTGTATGGATTCTCTGATGAGAAGAAGGAATTACTATGCagcaagattaaaaaaatattaaaacgcaGTACCTTTACAGATACTTCTCAGCTCTTGAAGAGCAGTAAATCtgataacaactactactatgaTATTCGAGATAAGATGATTGCATTTTTGGCTTTAGAATATAATCTGATTTCAAAACCTAAACCTAATAACAAGTAATGTGCAACTACTTACAAAATCTGTTGTTATATTAAAATAACACTTTGTAACATAATTTGTTTTTTCCAAGTATTCcatctaattatatattattattaaggcgtcgagctggcagaatcgttagcacgccgggtaaaatgtttaatggta
Coding sequences within:
- the LOC106870773 gene encoding uncharacterized protein LOC106870773, which codes for MLYGMITIILGALLGIHGLLIGFFVHFIGIQYEKNNYKPVSEILYGFSDEKKELLCSKIKKILKRSTFTDTSQLLKSSKSDNNYYYDIRDKMIAFLALEYNLISKPKPNNK